The following are encoded in a window of Telmatobacter sp. DSM 110680 genomic DNA:
- a CDS encoding energy transducer TonB, whose product MFEDSTFESTGRIKTRSRRWMLAALLLNGSILIALVLVPLIYPDALPSHFIPTLLVAPTPPPPETPTQPVRVRAAAPHDFSELDNGRITAPPRIPPSIKYSDGPEPPFASNIGAEISSGTPGGDGINPFGARPPVTVVHAPSPSSIRLPSKLVEGNLIFKTIPQYPVIAKATGQQGTVVLQAMISKFGTIENLQVVSGPPMLRQAAMDAVKIWRYKPYLLNQQPVEVETTVSVIFKLER is encoded by the coding sequence ATGTTCGAAGACTCCACTTTCGAATCCACGGGCAGAATCAAGACACGCAGCCGCCGATGGATGCTCGCCGCGCTCTTACTGAATGGTTCGATACTTATTGCGCTGGTTTTGGTTCCTCTTATCTACCCCGACGCCTTGCCGAGCCACTTTATCCCGACTCTGCTTGTCGCGCCGACCCCTCCACCGCCAGAAACGCCAACTCAGCCGGTTCGCGTCCGCGCTGCTGCGCCGCATGATTTTTCGGAACTCGACAACGGCCGCATCACGGCACCGCCAAGGATTCCGCCAAGTATCAAGTACAGCGATGGCCCCGAGCCACCCTTTGCCTCCAACATCGGCGCAGAGATAAGCAGCGGTACGCCGGGAGGAGATGGCATAAATCCGTTCGGCGCAAGGCCGCCAGTCACTGTAGTGCATGCGCCCTCTCCATCCAGCATTCGCTTGCCCTCAAAGCTCGTGGAGGGCAATCTGATCTTCAAGACCATTCCGCAATATCCCGTGATCGCCAAGGCGACTGGCCAACAGGGAACGGTTGTGTTGCAGGCAATGATCTCGAAGTTCGGCACCATCGAAAACCTCCAGGTCGTAAGTGGGCCGCCCATGCTGCGTCAAGCCGCTATGGACGCGGTCAAGATATGGCGGTACAAGCCGTATCTGCTGAACCAGCAGCCGGTCGAAGTTGAAACCACTGTGAGCGTGATCTTCAAACTTGAACGCTGA
- the nrdR gene encoding transcriptional regulator NrdR, whose protein sequence is MKCPYCGFLQDRVVDSRESKEADSIRRRRECEKCVRRFTTYERIDEIPYMVVKKDGRRERFDRQKILSGLLRACEKRPVSSTQLEKVVDATESYLMDAPERERTTSEIGELIMHHLKGLDTVAYIRFASVYRDFKDVREFKEELEGLLESHRTGKNKK, encoded by the coding sequence ATGAAGTGCCCATACTGCGGATTTCTACAAGATCGAGTCGTCGATTCACGCGAAAGCAAGGAAGCTGATTCAATTCGGCGCCGGCGCGAGTGCGAGAAGTGTGTTCGACGCTTCACCACCTACGAGCGCATCGACGAAATTCCCTACATGGTCGTAAAGAAAGATGGCCGCCGCGAACGCTTCGACCGCCAGAAAATCCTGAGTGGCCTTCTCCGCGCGTGCGAAAAGCGCCCAGTCTCTTCGACGCAACTGGAAAAGGTAGTCGACGCCACCGAAAGCTATCTGATGGATGCGCCTGAAAGGGAGCGCACCACCAGCGAAATCGGCGAGCTGATCATGCACCACCTCAAAGGCCTCGATACTGTCGCCTACATCCGCTTCGCCTCCGTCTATCGCGACTTCAAAGACGTACGCGAATTCAAGGAAGAGCTGGAAGGCTTGCTCGAAAGCCATCGCACCGGCAAAAACAAAAAATAG
- a CDS encoding nucleoside deaminase: MNVSRRSFLAQTAAASFSLGILDTPALATDSGNAIDRERMRSMAAFTAETLSTDHPVPFGADIVSTATGERLMRALNRVGPDHDPSAHAETLAIRLACAKLSTGSLKGYTLYTTCEPCAMCMACALWAGLDRLVFGATIADAARFVSQITIAAKEVARRTDLHCVVAGPVEREVCVKLFTDPRMQKTFAMWKKS; the protein is encoded by the coding sequence ATGAATGTAAGTCGACGGAGTTTTCTGGCGCAGACTGCCGCGGCGTCCTTTAGCCTGGGGATTCTAGATACACCCGCGCTGGCGACGGATAGCGGGAACGCGATTGACCGCGAACGGATGCGATCGATGGCCGCCTTCACTGCGGAGACGCTGAGCACCGATCATCCGGTCCCATTCGGCGCGGACATCGTGAGCACGGCTACCGGTGAGCGGTTGATGCGCGCGTTGAACCGCGTGGGTCCCGACCATGATCCCAGCGCGCACGCCGAAACCCTGGCGATTCGACTGGCATGCGCTAAGCTCTCCACGGGGTCCCTTAAGGGCTACACGCTGTATACGACGTGCGAGCCGTGTGCGATGTGCATGGCCTGCGCTCTCTGGGCAGGCCTGGACCGGCTGGTCTTCGGCGCCACGATTGCCGACGCGGCCCGGTTCGTATCGCAGATTACGATCGCGGCGAAAGAAGTGGCGCGGCGGACCGACCTGCATTGCGTGGTGGCTGGGCCAGTCGAGCGCGAAGTTTGCGTGAAACTTTTTACCGATCCACGCATGCAAAAGACGTTTGCAATGTGGAAAAAGTCTTGA
- a CDS encoding DUF4136 domain-containing protein yields MKPILKTSLCAGMLLSASLAVYGADVRTDFDKHADFSKFRTYCWGQVSTADPMYQRRIKDEVNKDLQAKGWQESSGNCDATIFAKGNVQNQQELQTFYSGMGSGWGGRWGWGGWGWGNGWGPGGMGEATTTTVNKPVGSLVVDIFDGQSKNLIFRGISSNDVSKSADKNTHNIDKDIDKMFDHFPPKK; encoded by the coding sequence ATGAAACCTATTTTAAAGACATCACTTTGTGCGGGCATGCTGCTTAGTGCAAGCCTCGCAGTCTATGGAGCAGATGTACGCACAGACTTCGACAAGCACGCAGACTTTTCGAAATTTCGCACTTACTGCTGGGGACAAGTCTCGACCGCTGATCCAATGTATCAACGGCGCATAAAAGACGAGGTAAACAAAGACCTGCAGGCAAAGGGCTGGCAGGAATCTTCAGGTAACTGCGACGCAACCATCTTTGCCAAGGGCAACGTTCAGAACCAGCAGGAGCTTCAAACCTTTTACAGCGGAATGGGGAGCGGCTGGGGCGGTCGCTGGGGTTGGGGCGGTTGGGGTTGGGGCAATGGCTGGGGTCCGGGAGGAATGGGCGAAGCCACCACAACAACCGTGAACAAGCCGGTTGGCAGCTTGGTCGTTGACATCTTCGACGGACAATCCAAGAATCTAATCTTCCGCGGCATCTCCAGTAACGATGTCTCAAAAAGCGCAGACAAGAACACCCATAACATCGATAAGGACATCGATAAGATGTTCGACCATTTCCCCCCGAAAAAGTAG
- a CDS encoding DegT/DnrJ/EryC1/StrS family aminotransferase, giving the protein MLDLRRQYEPLQQELLDAVQHVLETQQFILGEQVAVFEKAAAEHLGVNHAIGCSSGTDALWLALAAAGIGPGDSVITTPFSFFASVSAILRSGATPVLADIDPVTFNLCSKTVEAVLNGSTGSEVKAVLPVHLYGQCADWGAFSRLGSKFGLKLIEDAAQAWGATWDGQKAGGLGDAAAFSFYPTKNLSAAGDAGMVTTNSDEIAERSRMLRQHGMRRRYHHDEVGWNTRLDGFQGAILKVKLKYIAGWNDARRAVANRYHLLFREAGVAEAGPYPANGIVLPTEVPGSRHVWHQYVIRSARRDALREFLAARNIGSEIYYPVPLHIQEALKTLGYVEGDFPEAERASREVLALPIFPELREDEQQTVVNAIVEFLS; this is encoded by the coding sequence TTGCGGTTTTTGAGAAGGCTGCGGCCGAGCATCTTGGCGTAAACCACGCGATTGGCTGCTCTTCCGGCACTGACGCACTGTGGCTGGCGCTTGCCGCCGCAGGGATTGGCCCTGGAGACTCGGTAATCACCACGCCCTTCAGTTTCTTCGCCTCCGTCAGCGCGATCTTGCGGTCGGGAGCCACGCCGGTTCTGGCCGACATCGACCCGGTCACATTCAATCTATGTTCCAAAACCGTCGAAGCAGTTTTGAATGGATCCACTGGGAGTGAAGTTAAGGCGGTTCTGCCCGTCCACCTCTACGGCCAATGTGCGGACTGGGGTGCCTTTTCCCGGCTTGGGTCGAAATTCGGCCTAAAGCTGATCGAGGATGCGGCCCAGGCGTGGGGTGCCACATGGGACGGCCAGAAAGCCGGCGGTCTTGGCGACGCAGCAGCCTTCAGCTTCTACCCAACCAAAAACCTGAGTGCGGCGGGCGACGCTGGAATGGTGACCACGAACAGTGACGAGATCGCCGAGCGTTCCCGCATGCTTCGCCAGCACGGCATGCGCCGCCGCTACCACCACGACGAAGTCGGCTGGAATACGCGGCTCGATGGATTCCAGGGCGCCATTCTCAAGGTCAAGCTCAAGTACATTGCAGGCTGGAACGATGCGCGGCGGGCCGTCGCAAACCGCTACCACTTGCTTTTCCGCGAGGCAGGCGTTGCCGAGGCTGGTCCCTATCCTGCGAATGGCATCGTGCTTCCCACTGAAGTTCCCGGCTCCCGCCACGTATGGCACCAATATGTCATTCGCTCTGCCCGCCGTGACGCACTGCGCGAATTCCTAGCGGCCCGCAACATCGGATCCGAGATTTACTATCCCGTACCGCTCCACATCCAAGAAGCGCTGAAAACCCTGGGCTACGTTGAAGGAGACTTTCCCGAAGCCGAGCGCGCTTCCCGTGAAGTTCTCGCCCTGCCCATCTTCCCAGAGTTGCGCGAGGACGAACAGCAAACCGTCGTAAACGCGATCGTCGAATTTCTCAGTTGA
- the lpxC gene encoding UDP-3-O-acyl-N-acetylglucosamine deacetylase: MEQTIAGPLEFTGIGLHSGAPVTMRLLPAPAGSGIVFRRTDLENFEIPATGRNVAKVSYATSLMRQGVLISTTEHLLSALIGMGIDNVIVEIDNLELPILDGSAMPYVEAFRDAGIKTQRRKRESIKVLRPLEVRDGDKFIGLYPGTGYRIQYRIDFPSPIGRQETSIDLAAETYGTFIAPARTFGYKADEKKLRDMGLIRGASPENAIVLGPRGPENGPLRFSDEYVRHKVLDLIGDLALAGRRIEGLVVAERAGHAMHTALVAKLMKDRSAWELAHVPAAASQEENPTITTAALQRPALMGA; this comes from the coding sequence TTGGAACAAACGATTGCAGGGCCCCTGGAATTCACAGGGATCGGATTGCACTCAGGCGCTCCTGTGACAATGCGGCTGCTTCCTGCACCGGCTGGTTCCGGCATTGTCTTCCGTCGCACCGACCTCGAGAACTTTGAGATTCCCGCAACCGGCCGCAACGTCGCAAAGGTCAGTTACGCGACCAGCCTTATGCGCCAGGGCGTATTGATCTCGACCACCGAGCACCTTCTGAGCGCATTGATCGGCATGGGCATCGACAATGTGATCGTGGAGATCGACAACCTGGAGTTGCCCATCCTCGATGGAAGCGCGATGCCCTACGTCGAGGCCTTTCGCGACGCCGGCATCAAGACCCAGCGCAGAAAGCGCGAGTCGATCAAAGTGCTGCGCCCCCTTGAAGTGCGCGACGGCGACAAATTCATTGGCCTGTATCCCGGCACTGGCTATCGGATCCAGTACAGAATCGACTTCCCTTCTCCCATCGGCCGACAAGAAACAAGCATCGATCTCGCGGCCGAAACGTACGGCACCTTCATCGCACCTGCTCGCACATTTGGCTACAAAGCCGACGAAAAGAAACTGCGCGATATGGGTTTGATTCGCGGCGCAAGCCCGGAGAACGCGATTGTGCTTGGACCCAGGGGTCCAGAGAATGGCCCTCTGCGCTTCAGCGATGAATATGTGCGCCACAAAGTGCTGGACCTGATCGGTGACCTCGCCCTCGCAGGCCGGCGCATTGAAGGCCTCGTGGTCGCGGAGCGCGCTGGACACGCCATGCACACAGCCCTCGTAGCCAAGCTGATGAAAGATCGATCGGCGTGGGAGTTGGCGCATGTCCCCGCTGCGGCTTCTCAAGAAGAAAACCCGACAATAACGACAGCAGCCCTGCAGCGTCCCGCTTTAATGGGCGCGTAG
- a CDS encoding lactonase family protein, whose translation MMSASAATLAAASTGLAAPRTQCVFVASGTPEGIRCFEWNPATGEIVDGGIAANVSTVDWICFSPDRKYLYAACEVDSFNGKPTGEVASFRVVGGKLEQLSGQNSASKGTCHCAIDHTGRVLISADYGGGSAASFKVTDGKLSEMVWSEHYTVHGPNPDRQEAAHAHFASFSPDNRFAYVNDLGGDMIHIYTFDPETAVLKKAGAYKSEPGAGPRTLHFHPNGHTAYSMNEMHSSIDVLKWNKADGSLTRVSTTNLLPPNAPLPDPKEAPQGNTGCDIVIAKDGRFVYFANRGTDFLYSFKADPATGALTPMERTGTGGKTPRNFTLDPNEHFMLVADQNSNNLAVFARDQTTGKLAKEGKTAACPTPMCILFA comes from the coding sequence ATGATGTCTGCTTCCGCCGCCACTCTCGCTGCCGCGTCCACGGGCCTCGCTGCTCCCCGGACGCAATGCGTTTTTGTTGCCTCAGGTACGCCCGAGGGCATTCGCTGCTTCGAATGGAACCCCGCCACCGGTGAAATCGTTGATGGGGGTATTGCAGCAAACGTCAGCACTGTCGACTGGATCTGCTTCTCTCCCGATCGCAAGTATCTCTACGCTGCCTGCGAGGTAGACAGCTTTAATGGCAAGCCTACGGGAGAAGTCGCCAGCTTCCGTGTGGTCGGCGGGAAGCTTGAACAACTTTCAGGACAGAATTCGGCGAGCAAGGGAACCTGCCACTGCGCGATCGATCATACGGGCCGCGTCCTGATCTCAGCGGATTACGGCGGTGGCAGTGCGGCCAGCTTCAAAGTCACTGACGGCAAACTTAGCGAGATGGTGTGGAGCGAACACTACACCGTGCACGGTCCGAATCCTGACCGGCAGGAGGCGGCGCATGCGCACTTCGCGTCGTTCTCGCCCGATAATCGCTTCGCGTACGTGAACGACCTCGGCGGCGACATGATCCATATCTATACGTTTGATCCTGAGACGGCTGTGCTCAAGAAGGCGGGCGCATACAAGTCTGAGCCCGGCGCAGGTCCGCGCACTTTGCACTTCCATCCCAATGGGCACACGGCATACTCGATGAACGAAATGCACTCGTCGATCGATGTTTTGAAGTGGAACAAAGCAGATGGCAGCCTGACGCGTGTCAGCACGACGAATCTTCTTCCTCCGAACGCGCCTCTTCCGGATCCGAAGGAGGCGCCGCAGGGAAACACCGGTTGCGACATAGTGATTGCGAAGGACGGACGCTTTGTTTATTTCGCGAACAGGGGAACTGATTTCCTGTACAGCTTTAAAGCCGATCCTGCGACGGGAGCACTTACACCGATGGAGCGGACGGGGACTGGCGGAAAAACGCCGCGTAACTTCACACTCGATCCCAACGAACACTTCATGCTGGTTGCCGATCAGAACTCAAACAATCTTGCTGTTTTTGCACGCGATCAGACGACCGGCAAGCTTGCCAAGGAAGGCAAGACCGCAGCCTGCCCGACGCCGATGTGCATTCTGTTTGCATGA
- a CDS encoding trehalase family glycosidase, which yields MKLLRLSFIALAAIGIPSAVAQETPQSTGAAATNKTPDPAATLAYIHDAWTTLTRSMTDCHSLVDIKVTANPILYMPADVPTPPEVSALSDKCKVKVVVLPRRIEKLGDVRPEELPAAGLLYLPNPYVVPGGRFNEMYGWDSYFILLGLEADHHEALAKGMVDNFLFEIEHYGAVLNANRTYYLTRSQPPFLTAMIRAVYENPASFPATPAGRTEAHAWLSRAYTLAEKDYSTWTRPEHKAGMTGLARYFDYGVGPVPEMADDSTYYSDVIRWLEAHPHAVSAEEAGAPYLVKGSEHPSDAEEVRLKQTSCDVKISVVCMRAYADGYRLSKDFYLGDRAMRESGFDPSYRFGPFDGSTHHYAPVCLNSLLYRYERDLEHIGLLLGKGTEAARWGKKAQSRNAAIHRYLWKPQQGVFADYDFAKHKSSDYAYISSLYPLWAGVASREEAKKVVAKLNLFERPGGLSMSNTDSGMQWDEPFGWAPTNWVGVSGLVTAGFRDDAKRLAAKWDATVDQGFANDGTIREKYNVVSGNANVQVSAGYKTNVIGFGWTNAVYLKMKEVVGDQIRQVAD from the coding sequence ATGAAACTGCTTCGCTTGTCGTTCATTGCACTCGCCGCAATCGGAATTCCATCTGCAGTCGCGCAGGAAACGCCACAGTCCACAGGAGCCGCCGCAACCAACAAAACGCCGGATCCTGCCGCAACGCTCGCCTACATTCACGATGCATGGACGACGCTGACGCGCTCCATGACCGACTGCCACTCGCTGGTCGACATCAAGGTCACAGCAAATCCAATTCTCTACATGCCCGCTGATGTGCCCACGCCGCCTGAAGTCTCGGCGCTGAGCGACAAGTGCAAGGTCAAAGTAGTCGTGCTTCCACGGCGCATCGAAAAACTGGGTGACGTGCGGCCGGAGGAGTTGCCCGCTGCTGGACTCTTGTATCTGCCTAATCCCTATGTGGTGCCCGGTGGCCGCTTCAACGAGATGTACGGATGGGACAGCTACTTTATCCTGCTCGGCCTCGAAGCCGATCATCACGAAGCCCTGGCCAAAGGCATGGTCGACAACTTTCTCTTCGAGATCGAGCACTACGGCGCGGTGCTGAATGCCAATCGCACCTACTATCTGACGCGATCGCAACCGCCGTTTCTGACCGCGATGATTCGCGCGGTCTACGAGAATCCCGCGAGCTTTCCAGCTACTCCTGCTGGCCGCACAGAAGCGCATGCATGGCTTTCGCGCGCATACACGCTGGCGGAAAAGGACTACTCGACGTGGACGCGTCCGGAGCACAAGGCAGGAATGACGGGGCTGGCGCGCTACTTCGACTACGGCGTCGGACCGGTACCGGAGATGGCCGATGACAGTACTTACTACTCCGATGTGATTCGGTGGCTCGAGGCCCATCCGCATGCCGTGAGCGCCGAAGAAGCCGGTGCACCTTACCTCGTAAAGGGTTCCGAGCATCCGAGCGATGCGGAAGAAGTGCGGCTGAAACAGACAAGTTGCGATGTGAAAATTAGCGTCGTATGCATGCGCGCCTATGCTGATGGATACCGGTTGAGCAAGGATTTTTATCTCGGCGATCGTGCCATGCGGGAGTCGGGTTTCGATCCCAGCTATCGCTTCGGGCCGTTTGATGGATCGACGCACCACTACGCGCCCGTGTGCCTCAACAGCCTTCTCTATCGCTACGAGCGCGACTTGGAGCACATCGGTTTGCTGTTGGGAAAAGGCACCGAGGCGGCACGCTGGGGCAAGAAAGCGCAGTCGCGCAATGCTGCAATTCACCGTTATCTGTGGAAGCCCCAGCAGGGCGTCTTTGCCGATTACGACTTCGCAAAACACAAGTCGTCCGACTATGCGTACATCTCGTCGCTGTATCCGCTCTGGGCCGGCGTGGCTTCCCGCGAAGAGGCGAAGAAGGTCGTCGCAAAGCTGAACCTGTTTGAGCGCCCCGGTGGTCTTTCGATGAGCAACACCGACTCCGGTATGCAATGGGACGAGCCGTTCGGATGGGCACCGACCAACTGGGTTGGCGTTTCAGGATTGGTGACTGCGGGATTCCGGGATGATGCCAAGCGCCTGGCGGCAAAGTGGGATGCGACCGTCGACCAGGGATTTGCAAACGATGGCACCATTCGCGAGAAGTACAACGTGGTCTCCGGCAATGCAAATGTGCAGGTGAGCGCCGGATACAAAACGAACGTGATCGGTTTCGGATGGACCAATGCGGTCTATCTGAAGATGAAGGAAGTTGTCGGCGATCAAATTCGCCAAGTTGCAGATTGA
- a CDS encoding isocitrate/isopropylmalate dehydrogenase family protein has protein sequence MSESKTHKVTLIPGDGIGPEVTQAVVRILEATGVKWEWERFAAGAEAFEIFGEYIPADLSDSIARNKVALKGPVTTPIGGGFKSINVTLRKQFDLFANFRPIKNLPGLESKWPGVDLIIVRENTEGEYVGLEHEVVPGVVESIKVITEKGSTRIAKFAFDYARKHGRKKIHSIHKANIMKLSDGLFLRCARKVSEGFPEIFYGEHIIDNTCMQLVMNPYQYDTLLLENLYGDIVSDLCAAFVGGLGLVPGANLGHECAIFEAVHGSAPDIAGKDLANPTALLQSAVLMLHHLNEEAAANKVQKALETVYAERKCLTRDVGGTCGTTQFADAVLKALESA, from the coding sequence ATGTCTGAATCGAAAACGCACAAAGTTACCCTGATTCCCGGCGACGGCATCGGGCCCGAAGTGACGCAAGCCGTTGTTCGCATCCTCGAAGCCACCGGCGTGAAGTGGGAGTGGGAGCGCTTTGCGGCCGGTGCCGAGGCTTTCGAAATCTTCGGCGAGTACATCCCCGCCGATCTCAGCGATTCCATCGCGCGCAATAAAGTAGCCCTTAAAGGGCCAGTCACCACCCCGATTGGCGGCGGATTCAAAAGCATCAACGTCACCCTCAGGAAGCAATTTGACCTCTTCGCCAACTTCCGCCCCATCAAGAATCTTCCCGGTCTCGAATCAAAGTGGCCCGGCGTTGACCTGATCATCGTCCGCGAAAACACCGAAGGCGAATACGTGGGCCTGGAGCACGAAGTGGTTCCCGGCGTAGTCGAAAGCATCAAGGTCATCACGGAAAAAGGTTCAACACGCATCGCCAAATTCGCGTTTGACTATGCACGCAAGCACGGACGCAAGAAGATCCACTCCATCCACAAGGCCAACATCATGAAACTGTCGGATGGCCTGTTTCTGCGTTGCGCCCGCAAAGTCTCTGAAGGATTTCCGGAAATCTTCTACGGCGAGCACATCATCGACAACACCTGCATGCAGCTCGTCATGAATCCCTACCAGTACGACACGCTGCTGCTTGAAAACCTCTATGGCGATATTGTCAGCGACCTCTGCGCGGCCTTCGTGGGCGGCCTGGGTCTCGTACCCGGCGCGAATCTCGGCCATGAATGCGCTATCTTCGAAGCTGTCCACGGATCGGCGCCGGACATCGCAGGCAAAGATCTCGCCAACCCGACAGCCCTGCTGCAATCCGCCGTGCTGATGCTTCACCATCTCAACGAAGAAGCCGCGGCAAACAAAGTCCAGAAGGCCCTCGAGACCGTCTACGCGGAGCGCAAATGCCTGACGCGCGACGTAGGCGGAACCTGCGGAACTACACAGTTTGCAGACGCTGTTCTAAAAGCATTGGAAAGCGCCTGA